One window of the Gemmatimonadaceae bacterium genome contains the following:
- a CDS encoding M1 family metallopeptidase: MKRSLTALTASILIIISTACTTAEKPAATGDTALPALPHDSHSYAQPEKARVTNVSLDLAPDFATKRISGTARLTIQRSQSADSIILDTRDLDIKSVTDAKGGALGFNLGAGNSYMGAPLAIALPASGDTIVVEYQTSPAAAAVQWLSPAQTAGGKVPFLFTQGEAILTRTWIPTQDGPGIRQTYDATVHVPAGMRAVMGANHEGIEGEKDAEGRTVFRFRMPYPIPPYLIALAVGDIAFRPIGKTTGIYAEPSVVDRAANEFAEVDKMVAAAGKLYGPYRWGRYDILVLPPSFPYGGMENPMLTFATPTVLAGDRSLVSLVAHELAHSWSGNLVTNATWDDFWLNEGFTTYIESRIMEELRGKPYADMLRQLGRQDLDEAIKEAGGPQSPDTRLHLDLTARDPDAGTTDIAYEKGSAFLQTVESVVGRERLDVFLRDYFDHFAFQPMSAERMLAFMRQKLLSPDEAQRVNVQAWVFDPGVPTNIPPVRSEAFAAVEKQVDVWKAGGPASAIQTGKWSTQEWLHFLRALPDTIPARRLAELDGAFKLSSSGNSEIMFAWLRIAIANRYQPAFPALEKYLTSQGRRKLVAPLYADLAKTDWGKAMAMSIYGRARPTYHSVTVGTIDKTLKWTAK; encoded by the coding sequence ATGAAACGATCACTGACGGCCCTCACCGCCTCGATTCTCATCATTATCTCCACGGCATGCACGACTGCCGAGAAGCCGGCCGCCACCGGTGATACTGCACTACCCGCGCTACCTCACGATTCCCATTCGTATGCGCAGCCCGAAAAAGCTCGCGTCACGAACGTCTCGCTCGATCTGGCGCCGGATTTTGCGACGAAGCGGATCAGCGGGACGGCGCGCCTCACGATCCAACGCAGCCAGAGCGCGGACAGCATCATCCTCGACACGCGAGATCTCGACATCAAGAGCGTGACCGACGCGAAAGGCGGGGCCCTCGGCTTCAACCTCGGCGCGGGGAACTCATACATGGGCGCGCCGCTGGCCATCGCGCTGCCGGCGAGTGGCGACACGATCGTGGTCGAGTACCAGACGTCGCCAGCCGCCGCGGCGGTGCAGTGGCTTTCTCCCGCACAAACGGCGGGCGGCAAGGTTCCGTTCCTGTTCACGCAGGGAGAGGCGATCCTCACACGCACGTGGATTCCGACGCAGGACGGGCCGGGCATACGCCAGACTTACGACGCGACGGTCCATGTTCCCGCGGGAATGCGGGCGGTGATGGGCGCCAACCACGAGGGGATCGAAGGCGAGAAGGACGCAGAGGGCCGGACCGTTTTCCGCTTCCGGATGCCGTACCCGATTCCGCCGTATCTGATTGCGCTCGCGGTCGGCGACATTGCATTCCGTCCGATTGGAAAGACCACCGGTATCTACGCGGAGCCGTCGGTAGTGGACCGCGCCGCGAATGAATTCGCGGAGGTGGACAAGATGGTCGCCGCCGCCGGGAAGCTGTATGGCCCGTATCGCTGGGGGCGCTACGACATCCTCGTCCTTCCGCCGTCGTTCCCGTACGGGGGAATGGAGAATCCGATGCTGACGTTCGCGACACCTACCGTGCTGGCGGGTGACCGCTCGCTGGTCAGCCTGGTGGCGCACGAGCTGGCGCACTCATGGTCGGGCAACCTCGTCACGAACGCGACGTGGGACGACTTCTGGCTCAACGAGGGATTCACGACGTACATCGAGTCGCGCATCATGGAAGAGCTCCGCGGCAAGCCGTACGCCGACATGCTGCGCCAGCTCGGACGCCAGGACCTCGACGAGGCGATCAAGGAAGCAGGAGGACCGCAGAGCCCCGACACACGCCTTCATCTGGATCTCACGGCTCGCGACCCGGACGCTGGGACGACTGACATCGCCTACGAGAAGGGATCGGCGTTTCTTCAGACCGTCGAGTCGGTAGTTGGCCGGGAGCGACTCGACGTATTCCTGCGCGATTACTTCGATCACTTCGCATTCCAGCCGATGAGCGCCGAGCGGATGCTGGCGTTCATGAGGCAGAAGCTGCTATCACCGGACGAAGCGCAGCGTGTGAACGTGCAGGCATGGGTCTTCGACCCTGGCGTTCCGACGAACATTCCGCCGGTGAGATCCGAGGCGTTCGCCGCCGTCGAGAAGCAGGTGGACGTGTGGAAGGCGGGCGGTCCCGCCTCGGCGATTCAGACGGGCAAGTGGTCAACGCAGGAATGGCTGCATTTCCTGCGCGCCCTTCCCGACACGATTCCCGCGAGGCGGCTCGCCGAGCTGGACGGCGCGTTCAAGCTGTCGTCGAGCGGCAACAGCGAGATCATGTTCGCGTGGCTGAGAATCGCGATCGCCAACAGGTACCAGCCTGCGTTCCCGGCGCTCGAGAAGTATCTGACGTCACAGGGCCGGCGGAAGCTTGTCGCACCTCTCTACGCCGACCTGGCGAAGACCGATTGGGGCAAAGCGATGGCGATGAGCATTTATGGCCGCGCACGCCCGACGTATCACTCGGTGACGGTGGGCACAATAGACAAGACTCTCAAATGGACCGCCAAATGA
- a CDS encoding O-methyltransferase — translation MTQELWTSVDDYITDALIPADAALDAALAASDAAGLPAIQVSAAQGKLMNILARGQGARTILEVGTLGGYSTIWLARAVPQGGRVVTLEIDPKHAEVAKANFVRAGLSDRIETRTGNALDILPRLAAEGYGPFDFVFIDADKPSIPTYFEWAVKMSKPGTMIIVDNVVREGAVIDAASEDASVQGVRRLNEMMSRDRRVTATVLQTVGVKGYDGFAVALVLDMARM, via the coding sequence ATGACACAGGAACTGTGGACTTCAGTTGACGATTACATCACGGACGCGCTCATCCCCGCGGACGCGGCGCTCGATGCCGCCCTGGCGGCGAGCGATGCCGCCGGCCTCCCGGCGATCCAGGTCTCCGCGGCTCAGGGCAAGCTGATGAACATCCTCGCGCGCGGGCAGGGAGCGCGAACGATCCTCGAGGTCGGAACGCTCGGCGGATACAGCACGATCTGGCTGGCGCGCGCCGTGCCGCAGGGAGGGCGGGTCGTCACGCTGGAGATCGATCCGAAACACGCCGAAGTTGCGAAGGCGAATTTCGTGAGGGCCGGATTGAGTGATCGCATCGAGACGCGAACAGGCAACGCGCTCGATATTCTGCCCCGACTCGCCGCCGAGGGCTACGGGCCGTTCGACTTCGTTTTCATTGACGCGGACAAGCCGAGCATTCCGACATACTTCGAGTGGGCCGTGAAGATGTCGAAACCGGGCACGATGATCATCGTGGACAACGTAGTGCGCGAGGGTGCGGTCATAGATGCGGCGAGCGAGGATGCAAGCGTTCAGGGAGTGCGCCGGCTGAACGAAATGATGTCGCGCGATCGCCGCGTCACCGCCACGGTGCTGCAGACCGTCGGCGTGAAGGGATACGATGGCTTCGCGGTCGCCCTCGTGCTCGACATGGCACGGATGTAG
- a CDS encoding serine hydrolase, whose product MIRHRPVPFLQASLAAALIGCAAGQVASTPLAQSGLRRGITIADSLIDAGVGTLTPGAVLLVARNGKVIHERAFGYAELNDYAMHRIAPPRPMQTNTIFDLASVTKVMATTFATMMLVDRGQVVLDAPVYRYLPDFRGPHLDSITVRHLLQHSSGLVQWQPLYYQASNSAQTYAAIRDMPLGWGVGEGRHYSDLGFMILGYIVEKVSGQPLDQLVDQKLYKPLALAKTTFNPKKRSLTGFAGHAGLFSTAADAPKSEAAMPHFEAVDFSSGRWLKGNTHTHTLESDGDSPPELVAMWYKSRGYNFLVLSDHNVWVNPAKLSYLMDSSFLLIPGEELTTRFGLKPVHVNGLNIPHVIEPRTDSTLLGTVQKNVDAVREVEGVPHINHPNFGWAISQDVLSRVKNDKLIEIHNGHPLVHNEGGGDSPGMEAVWDYLLSAGKRIYGIAVDDAHHFQGEFAPDRANPGRGWVSVRASRLDGREIMTQMEAGRFYASSGVELDSVSVTPQDMTIHIRRRGDFKFTTEFIGQGGVVLKKTGDNPATYHLTGSETYVRPRITDSGGAVAWMQPVFIVH is encoded by the coding sequence GTGATCCGCCACCGCCCGGTTCCTTTCTTACAAGCATCGCTCGCCGCCGCGCTGATCGGATGCGCGGCCGGTCAGGTCGCGTCAACACCTTTGGCACAATCCGGACTGCGCCGCGGGATCACCATCGCGGATTCTCTCATCGACGCGGGCGTCGGCACGCTCACACCGGGAGCGGTGCTGCTCGTGGCGAGGAACGGCAAGGTCATCCACGAGCGCGCGTTCGGGTACGCGGAGCTCAACGACTACGCGATGCATCGTATCGCTCCTCCGCGCCCGATGCAGACGAATACGATCTTCGACCTCGCCTCAGTGACCAAAGTCATGGCTACGACTTTCGCCACGATGATGCTCGTGGACCGCGGTCAGGTGGTCCTCGACGCGCCGGTGTATCGCTACCTCCCCGACTTCCGCGGACCGCATCTCGACAGCATCACCGTTCGGCACCTTCTACAGCATTCGTCGGGTCTCGTGCAGTGGCAGCCTCTTTACTACCAGGCCTCCAACAGCGCACAGACTTACGCCGCGATTCGCGACATGCCCCTCGGCTGGGGAGTCGGCGAAGGCCGGCACTACAGCGATCTCGGGTTCATGATCCTCGGCTACATCGTCGAAAAGGTGAGTGGCCAGCCGCTCGATCAGCTCGTCGATCAGAAGTTGTACAAGCCGCTCGCCCTCGCAAAAACGACGTTCAATCCGAAGAAGCGAAGCCTCACCGGATTCGCGGGACACGCTGGCTTGTTCTCGACCGCGGCCGATGCACCGAAGAGCGAAGCGGCAATGCCTCACTTCGAGGCAGTCGATTTCAGCTCGGGCCGATGGCTCAAAGGCAACACGCACACCCACACGCTCGAGAGCGACGGAGACTCGCCTCCTGAGCTCGTTGCGATGTGGTACAAAAGCCGCGGCTACAACTTTCTCGTGCTCTCCGATCACAACGTCTGGGTGAACCCGGCGAAGCTCTCGTACCTGATGGACTCGAGCTTTCTGCTCATTCCCGGCGAAGAGCTGACCACGAGATTCGGCTTGAAGCCCGTTCACGTCAACGGACTCAACATCCCGCACGTGATCGAGCCGCGCACTGACAGCACGCTGCTGGGGACGGTGCAGAAGAACGTCGACGCGGTGCGGGAGGTAGAAGGCGTGCCGCATATCAACCATCCAAACTTCGGATGGGCGATCAGCCAGGACGTTCTGTCGCGGGTGAAGAACGACAAGCTGATCGAGATACATAACGGTCATCCTCTCGTGCACAACGAGGGAGGCGGAGACTCACCTGGAATGGAAGCCGTCTGGGATTACCTCTTGAGCGCCGGGAAGCGCATCTACGGCATTGCGGTGGACGACGCGCACCACTTCCAGGGAGAGTTCGCCCCCGACCGTGCGAATCCTGGGCGCGGATGGGTATCCGTTCGTGCGTCGAGGCTCGATGGGCGCGAGATCATGACCCAGATGGAGGCGGGACGCTTCTACGCGAGCAGCGGGGTGGAGCTCGACTCGGTCTCGGTCACTCCGCAGGACATGACGATTCACATCCGCCGCCGAGGGGACTTCAAGTTCACGACCGAGTTCATCGGGCAGGGTGGCGTGGTGTTGAAGAAGACGGGCGACAATCCCGCGACGTATCATCTGACCGGAAGCGAGACATACGTTCGTCCGCGAATCACCGATTCCGGCGGTGCGGTGGCGTGGATGCAGCCGGTGTTCATCGTCCATTGA
- a CDS encoding sulfatase has protein sequence MIRSISITTLLACTVLACSGPARQSVPIVAAAAERPNVVFLFSDDHAAHAISAYQTSLKYGIKLPPTRNLDRLAGDGMLFVNSFVTNSICGPARATVLTGQYGHLNGVMTNTEALHPTTLTFPKLMQAAGYQTALFGKWHLRSEPEGFDRYEILAGQGPYYNPVLHNGDDSVRYTGYTLDVVTGRAMRWLHEDRDAKKPFLLMLNFNAPHRWWDPGADQLSLYRDTTFEMPGTFWDTGAGRASPSRDPEMKIALDMVPRDLKVEEPNNLTSEQLAVWRAAYEPENAKLRAAGLEGEALAKWKYQRFIADYMRVVQALDAQVGRVLAELDKSGLSKSTVVVYASDQGFFLGDHGWFDKRWMYEESLRAPLIVRWPGVVEPGSRNKDLVMNLDFAETFLEMAGVRVPAPMQGASIVPLLRGKTPANWRDAIYYQYFEYPGWHAVRRQYGVRTSRYKLIYYYEIGEWELFDLERDPEEMKSVYADASYAGVRKDLEKKLAALRNQYAVPAKDPAPYYPWELPPEYRRPGTPGSTRTMDELTKPHEHSK, from the coding sequence ATGATCCGCTCGATATCCATCACGACTCTGCTGGCCTGCACGGTCCTCGCGTGCTCGGGCCCTGCCCGCCAATCCGTGCCTATCGTGGCCGCCGCGGCGGAGCGCCCCAATGTTGTCTTCCTCTTCTCCGACGATCACGCCGCGCACGCTATCTCTGCGTATCAGACGTCGCTCAAGTACGGGATCAAGCTGCCCCCGACGCGGAATCTCGACCGTCTCGCGGGCGACGGCATGCTGTTCGTCAACTCGTTCGTCACGAATTCCATCTGCGGCCCCGCGCGCGCGACAGTGCTCACCGGACAGTACGGTCATCTCAATGGTGTGATGACGAACACGGAAGCATTACATCCGACGACGTTGACTTTTCCGAAACTGATGCAGGCCGCCGGATACCAGACTGCGCTGTTTGGAAAGTGGCACCTGAGGTCGGAGCCCGAGGGATTCGACAGGTACGAGATCCTCGCGGGGCAGGGTCCCTACTACAACCCGGTGCTCCACAATGGTGACGACAGCGTTCGCTACACAGGCTACACGCTCGATGTCGTGACCGGCCGCGCAATGCGGTGGCTTCACGAGGATCGGGATGCGAAGAAGCCATTTCTCCTGATGCTCAACTTCAACGCGCCGCACCGGTGGTGGGATCCGGGGGCGGACCAGCTCTCGCTGTACCGCGACACCACATTCGAGATGCCGGGCACCTTCTGGGATACTGGCGCGGGGCGCGCCTCCCCGTCGCGCGATCCGGAGATGAAGATCGCGCTCGACATGGTACCGCGGGACCTCAAGGTCGAGGAGCCGAACAATCTCACGTCAGAGCAGCTCGCGGTGTGGCGTGCGGCATACGAGCCGGAGAACGCGAAGCTGCGTGCGGCCGGCCTCGAGGGTGAAGCCCTCGCGAAGTGGAAGTATCAGAGGTTCATCGCCGATTACATGCGGGTCGTACAGGCTCTCGACGCGCAGGTGGGACGAGTGCTCGCCGAGCTGGACAAGTCGGGCCTTTCGAAAAGCACGGTCGTGGTCTACGCCTCCGATCAGGGCTTCTTCCTCGGAGATCACGGCTGGTTCGACAAGCGCTGGATGTACGAGGAGTCGCTCCGCGCTCCGCTGATCGTGAGATGGCCAGGCGTAGTCGAGCCGGGCTCGCGCAACAAGGACCTCGTGATGAATCTCGATTTCGCCGAGACGTTCCTCGAGATGGCGGGAGTTCGCGTACCCGCGCCGATGCAGGGAGCGAGCATCGTCCCGCTGCTGCGGGGAAAAACTCCCGCCAACTGGCGCGACGCGATCTACTACCAGTACTTCGAGTATCCCGGCTGGCACGCCGTGCGGCGGCAGTATGGAGTTCGCACGTCGCGATACAAGCTCATTTACTACTACGAAATCGGTGAGTGGGAGCTGTTCGATCTCGAGCGTGATCCGGAGGAGATGAAAAGCGTTTACGCCGACGCATCGTATGCGGGAGTGCGAAAGGATCTCGAGAAGAAGCTCGCCGCGTTGAGAAACCAGTACGCCGTACCGGCGAAGGATCCGGCGCCGTACTATCCCTGGGAGCTGCCTCCGGAGTACCGGAGGCCGGGAACGCCAGGCAGCACGCGAACCATGGACGAGCTCACGAAACCGCACGAACACTCGAAGTGA
- a CDS encoding DUF1460 domain-containing protein — MNTPITRRELISRAATVAAALAMPMPLFAEDAPADTDESRLRAWSAALRSQGMDRRSLPLGPRAILVGELAIGTQYVPNTLEAYIKAGGDPSGLEPLTLSLTQFDCVTLVEGCLAVARASDDGVKPSWSRFAREVERMRYRDGKRKGYASRLHYFSEWISDGARRGLVRDLGEELGGVEDPRPLRFMTEHRASYPALANDGVFAEIGKMERRLDSHRRYVVPTDRIKGVADRIQTGDVLAFATATPGIDVSHAAFAYRGTDGVLRVLHAPLSGGAVEITRTTLPEYVARIRRSTGILIARPLSG; from the coding sequence ATGAATACGCCCATTACACGCAGGGAGCTCATCAGCAGGGCCGCTACCGTCGCGGCGGCGCTCGCGATGCCCATGCCGCTGTTCGCCGAGGACGCACCGGCCGACACGGATGAGTCGCGGCTCCGTGCGTGGTCGGCTGCGCTCCGCAGCCAGGGAATGGACCGGCGTTCACTCCCACTCGGGCCGAGAGCCATACTCGTCGGCGAGCTGGCCATCGGAACGCAGTACGTCCCGAACACGCTCGAGGCCTACATCAAGGCGGGCGGTGATCCATCCGGCCTGGAGCCGCTCACTCTCTCGCTGACTCAGTTCGACTGCGTCACGCTGGTCGAGGGATGCCTCGCAGTCGCGCGCGCGTCAGACGATGGCGTGAAGCCGTCGTGGTCGCGATTCGCCCGCGAGGTGGAGCGGATGCGCTATCGCGATGGAAAGCGAAAAGGCTACGCGTCGCGTCTGCATTACTTCAGCGAATGGATCTCCGACGGCGCGCGTCGCGGTCTCGTCCGCGATCTCGGCGAAGAGTTGGGAGGCGTCGAAGACCCGCGTCCGCTGCGGTTCATGACCGAGCACCGCGCGAGCTACCCGGCGCTGGCCAACGACGGGGTGTTCGCCGAGATCGGCAAGATGGAGCGGCGCCTCGATTCGCATCGTCGCTACGTCGTTCCGACCGACCGGATCAAAGGCGTTGCCGACCGGATCCAGACAGGAGACGTGCTGGCGTTCGCGACGGCGACACCGGGTATTGACGTCTCGCATGCAGCGTTCGCCTATCGGGGCACCGATGGAGTGCTGCGCGTGCTTCACGCGCCTCTCTCGGGAGGAGCCGTGGAAATCACGCGCACGACGCTTCCCGAATACGTGGCGAGGATTCGCCGGTCCACCGGCATCCTCATCGCGCGCCCGCTATCGGGTTGA
- a CDS encoding D-aminoacylase, whose product MTTRRSFLADAGTSLLAIAGAPAVLTGRADHDIIIRGGTVFEGTGAEGRDWDVAIGGAQISGLLPKGAGRGREEIDARGLAVTPGFVDIHSHGDGNITEDPRVESVIRQGITTIVVGADGSSRASGSEESTFASLFNSLDQLRPGPNVASMVGLGSVREAVIGDKDRPATTEEIQRMTAMVERALSEGACGASSGLEYTPGAFASRDELIALCRPLAARRLPYATHMRNEDDRLIDAIDESIAVARGAGCPLQISHLKTQGPRNWAKLDKVFLLIEAARSLRTDIAFDRYPYVAYATGLTNLFPVWSRDGGIDAFLARLSDATVAPRIRSEMLAKVDLIGGWDNVQLSGVSAVEDRDAEGKRLGAYAKARGGDPYEVTVGLLRQSRGDVGMLGYAMSEQNLERILSHPMGMVCTDGGGFAIDGPTRRGSPHPRGAGSFPRVLGRYVRERKVLSLPQAIRKMTSLPASRVRLADRGRLAEGLAADIVVFDPSRVADTATFDAPFQYPVGISMVIVNGTVTLRDGQRNAKGSGRALRVA is encoded by the coding sequence ATGACGACTCGCAGATCATTCCTCGCCGACGCAGGGACATCGCTCCTCGCGATCGCCGGCGCTCCCGCGGTTCTCACCGGCCGCGCCGACCACGACATCATCATCCGTGGCGGGACTGTGTTCGAAGGGACCGGTGCGGAGGGGCGTGATTGGGACGTGGCGATTGGCGGGGCGCAGATCTCCGGATTGTTGCCGAAAGGCGCCGGCCGGGGCCGGGAGGAGATCGACGCCCGAGGTCTCGCCGTGACCCCGGGGTTCGTTGACATACACTCTCACGGTGACGGCAACATCACCGAAGACCCGCGTGTCGAATCGGTAATTCGCCAGGGGATCACGACCATCGTCGTCGGGGCGGATGGAAGCTCGCGCGCGTCCGGATCGGAGGAGAGCACATTCGCGTCGCTGTTCAACTCGCTCGATCAACTCCGGCCCGGACCAAACGTCGCTTCGATGGTGGGACTCGGGTCGGTGCGCGAAGCCGTCATCGGCGACAAGGACAGGCCGGCGACTACCGAAGAGATACAGCGAATGACGGCGATGGTCGAGCGCGCGCTGAGCGAAGGTGCGTGCGGCGCGTCGTCGGGCCTCGAGTACACGCCTGGCGCGTTCGCGTCACGCGACGAGCTCATCGCGCTGTGCAGGCCTTTGGCGGCGCGGCGCCTGCCCTACGCGACGCACATGCGCAATGAGGACGACCGCCTGATCGACGCGATAGACGAATCCATTGCCGTCGCGCGCGGAGCCGGGTGCCCCCTCCAGATCTCGCATCTCAAGACGCAGGGCCCGAGGAACTGGGCGAAGCTCGACAAGGTTTTCCTCCTGATCGAAGCGGCGCGCTCTTTACGGACCGATATCGCATTCGACCGCTATCCGTATGTCGCGTATGCGACTGGACTGACGAACCTGTTCCCGGTGTGGAGCAGGGATGGCGGCATTGACGCGTTCCTCGCGCGGTTGTCGGATGCGACGGTGGCGCCGCGGATCAGGAGCGAGATGCTCGCCAAGGTGGACCTCATCGGCGGATGGGACAATGTGCAGCTCTCCGGCGTGAGCGCGGTCGAGGATCGTGACGCCGAGGGGAAGCGGCTGGGCGCCTACGCGAAGGCGCGCGGCGGAGATCCTTACGAGGTCACGGTTGGATTGCTGCGGCAGAGCAGGGGTGACGTCGGAATGCTCGGCTACGCTATGAGCGAGCAGAATCTCGAGCGCATTCTGTCGCACCCAATGGGGATGGTGTGCACGGATGGCGGCGGCTTTGCGATAGACGGTCCGACGAGACGCGGAAGTCCGCACCCGCGCGGAGCGGGGAGCTTCCCGCGGGTTCTCGGCCGCTATGTGCGAGAGCGAAAGGTGCTGTCGCTCCCGCAGGCGATTCGGAAGATGACGTCCCTGCCCGCGTCGCGAGTGAGACTCGCGGACCGGGGTCGGCTCGCCGAGGGATTGGCGGCGGATATCGTCGTGTTCGATCCATCGCGCGTGGCCGATACCGCCACGTTCGATGCGCCCTTCCAGTATCCGGTCGGTATCTCGATGGTGATCGTGAATGGAACGGTGACGCTCCGCGACGGACAACGAAATGCGAAGGGGAGCGGGCGCGCACTCAGAGTGGCTTGA
- a CDS encoding DUF72 domain-containing protein — protein sequence MGAVFSDRQAITATGSWKLTDLSGHTAPRNLYIGCAGWSLPRAAITAFPADGTNLERYASVFRSVEINSSFHRPHRTSTYERWAASVPEPFRFSVKMPKIITHAKRLADADDLLAQFLDEVSGLGARLGCLLVQLPPSAELDFEIATKFLESLRSRHSGDVFIEPRHPSWFVPAAGKLLKDFQVGRVAADPAILPAAAEPGGLAGKVYFRLHGSPQIYYSSYTTSYLNGLAFRLRAHAHAGGRVWCVFDNTIRGAATENALYLAKRVALGERDAARR from the coding sequence ATGGGCGCCGTATTTTCCGATCGCCAGGCGATCACCGCGACGGGAAGCTGGAAGCTGACGGATCTGTCGGGCCATACGGCGCCCCGGAATCTGTACATCGGGTGTGCAGGATGGAGTCTTCCACGCGCCGCGATCACCGCCTTTCCGGCCGATGGGACCAACCTCGAGCGGTACGCCTCGGTTTTTCGTTCGGTGGAGATCAACTCCTCGTTCCACAGGCCCCATCGCACCTCCACGTACGAGCGGTGGGCGGCAAGCGTGCCCGAACCGTTTCGGTTCTCGGTCAAGATGCCGAAGATCATTACGCACGCGAAGCGTCTCGCGGACGCGGACGACCTGCTGGCGCAGTTCCTCGACGAGGTGAGCGGGCTCGGCGCCCGATTGGGGTGCCTTCTCGTGCAACTTCCGCCGAGCGCGGAGCTGGATTTCGAGATTGCGACGAAGTTTCTGGAGTCGCTGAGGAGCAGGCACAGCGGCGATGTCTTCATCGAGCCGCGCCATCCGAGCTGGTTCGTTCCCGCCGCGGGCAAGCTGTTGAAGGACTTCCAGGTGGGACGTGTTGCCGCTGACCCGGCGATACTACCGGCGGCGGCGGAGCCCGGCGGGCTTGCCGGGAAGGTCTATTTCCGATTGCACGGCTCGCCCCAGATCTACTACTCCTCGTATACCACTTCGTATCTGAACGGCCTCGCATTCCGCCTGCGCGCGCACGCCCACGCCGGAGGCAGAGTGTGGTGCGTGTTCGACAACACGATCCGCGGCGCGGCGACGGAGAACGCATTGTATCTCGCGAAGAGGGTCGCGCTCGGAGAGCGGGACGCCGCGCGAAGGTAA